The nucleotide sequence GCTTTGAGAGTTGTGCGAACACTCTCTGATTTTGTTGTCTACAACGAGCTGAGCGGCGATTTGCGAACTGGTCTCCTCCTGATTCTCTCGTCTTCTCTGTGTCATCCGGTAGCTTTCTCTCTCCATTGTTTCTTCATcagttgcattttttttttaggttttgttacGGATTCTGCTTTTTGTGATTTGGCCTTTTCTCAGCTGCGATTAGTGAACAGTTacgatttagggttttaacttttgttttctttcttctttcttagatGAAATGATGCAGAATCTTCCTTATTTAGGTTAAGAGTTATGCTTTGTTAAAAGGAACATATCAACCAACGCTAAGTTTGGTTTAGTCTAAAAGCTTCTCTCTCGTTCGACGATTTTGTATGTCAAAACTTGAAACCAAACCATGTTTAAGCTTTTAGCTACTTAggtcttgttttggttttgctttacATATTTATTCTCTTCTGCTGGATTTGTGaatatttcttcttctgcttgtttctacttcaaaacaaaaacagggaTAAGTTTGTAATCACAGATGGATGAGTTTTTGCAAACGCTTTCAAGCTCGGCTGGCGTCTGTCATCCGGATTGTGTACGAGCAAGCAATGCGCAAGATGATTACGgtaataattatcaaaatcttgaatctttGAGAATATTACTTCATTCTTTTTGGATCATTGATAAGAAACtatgatttggtttggttttaagtGATTGTTAACTctcgtttttagtttttttttaacaggttCAGTCTAAAGATTCATATGAACTGACTACAacatttcatcttttttttttgctgtctTGCAGATGCATCTCAATCTGCAGCTTTGATAGCTGTGAGTCTGATTAGCTCTGCACGGGTTTTCTCCAAACTCGACGCTGAGCTTACTCAGTACTCAGCTCAGTATTTGGTGGATAATGTTGGCAAGGAAGAAGTGGAGGGAGAAAAGGATCAACCACATTGTCAGTACACTCCCGAAAACATACTTCGGTACTTGGCTGAAAATGTTTGGTCCAAGAAGGAACATGGGCAGGGAAAAGTGGATCGACAACGCTGTCAGCTCACTGTCAAAGACTGTTTGAACTTGCTTTTAAGAAAGGGCTACCGAGAAGAGAACATTGGGCTCATTTGGGATGTGTGTCCAAGGTTCCCCCATTTGCTTGTCAGATCCCTCGCGTTCCCATGAAAGGAGAAGTGATTGAGGCTACAAATTGGGATGAAGCACTTGAGCTGGCTACGCAACAACCGGTGGGAGCAAGACTGCATGTCTTCAGTCCAGAGTTCGATAGTAATCTTGGAGAGAAGGTAAAGTGTCGTTAAgttaaatttcaaaactttcagTGATTAATGACAAAGTTTAGATCTAAtcttgtttagttttttcttgtgtgttagGGAATTTACGACGGCCCGTCAGGTAAGGGAACTCGATATGTTGGGCTTAGAGATGTGATAATTGTTGAAGCGGCGAGGATCAATGGAAAGGATGTTGCGACTGTTCAAATATGCTACAAGAAGAAGACCTCATTTGTCAAAGTTGCTGTGAAAAGTAGGCCACTCCGGTTTAATGGTGGCGACAAGTCTCAGCGAACATTACTGCTTGTTGACTTCTGTATGCCTCGCTTTTCTATTAACTAAACAAGAGCCTGAGATCGTGGTAAGTATCCGGAGATTTTTTATGCTAGTTGTGGAACTTGTTTGTTGGTCCTGTATTAAGAATGTTTTATGAGACTTTATGTTGTGTTTACGATGTTTAAGTATCTTGAAAACCCtatgtttgttgttgtggaaCCCTGTTTGTAGTCTGAAATTAAAGATTGTTTTATGAGACTTTTTATCTGTGTTTAAGAAGTTGATCGCTACTTTCTAAAGGTGATGCTACTTTAGAATCGATATGTTGAATGTAGTGACGTGCGAGTTTTTGGCTTCAAAGTAGGTCTTATTGTGCAGGGAGTAACGTATTATGTCATACACTAGTATTCGTCTagtaacaaatataaaaaatagaggGAACATTAGTATTGTACTATATCAAATATAACAtggtgattaattttttttttaatttgtttataatctATTGAAGGatcaaaattttggaaattggtGGGTAACAAATGTAAAAATCAATGCACCAGATATACATGTTGGTTACTGGCCAAAAGAACTATTTGATCTTATAGATAAAAGTGTTGATGAGGTTGGAGTTGGAGGAGCAGTCCAAGCTTCCCCTTCCGGCAAAAGTCCACCAATGGGTAATGGTCATCTACCATCTGAAGATGAAAATGAGTCGGCACGCGTTAAACTCCTTGAAATAGTAGACTCTAAATTTAAGGTCAAGGGAAGTGACAAATTTAAGTTGGAAAAACTATTAGACAACAACAAATGTTATGGTTTAAAAGATGGTAAAAAACGCCGCCGTCCGTTCAAAGATTCCATTTTGTTCACATTTGGCGGACCTGGAGGCGATTCTTGTGGAATCTagtatttacaaaaaaactgaagttattaataattacaataaaaacatttagacttttatgttttctgttcAAGTATTTTAATCTTGTATGCTCTATGTATATTAATCATTGCAATCACGAAGATGTCCATCGTAGAGAGTACCGTTAGACTTGTTTTAATCCCTGAGTCATTGTGAAACTAGATCACTCTGCTAGAATGTTAGAAGAAGCCTATATATGCTCAAGAAGTACACATTACAACAAAGTGTCCAAAACAAAGTCTAAGACAAAAAAACCTCATCCAAAAGATTGAGAATCCAAAAGAGGGCAAAAGAGAATCTTGGCTGTGCATTTTGTCTTCAACacaatcatcatataatatcaGAAACTCTTGTCTTGGGCTCtagttttgtaatttgaatATACTGGAACTAGAGTTTTAGAGCAATGCTAAAGCTTTTCTCTAGACCCATCTTCACAGGACCTCCTGTAATGCTTCCTTTCTGCATCATCGCCACAAACTCGTTGTAGTCTATTCGCCCGTCCTGCAAAACAACAATTCAGTTGTTCAACATTATCAACACTCAACAAGAGTTTCATAAGTTGTTGAAGAATTCCTCATAGGTTCCAATATATCAATCCAAAACCGATTTCAACATTGGTTACAACACATTGGTTTACTTCACTGTTTCTCAACGAGAGTTTCTACTATTCCCCTACGTTTAACAAGAATCATACTCAATCAGCTGAGTCTTTCAGAGAGAAGGTCTCTAATAGGATAGTGTAATTCTCACTATTTTCAACAATGCAAGGATTCAAGAGGATCATATACGTGAGATTCCTATGAGTGGAATGATACATAATCCATTCAAATCTGATCATTGTTGAGAAGTATTCAAGTCCTATGAAAATTAGGATGAGATGATAAAAGGTGTAGGGAGCTTACATTGTCTTGATCAACGTCGCGCATCAGTTCTTCTATGCGGACATCCTCAACACCAAACTCCTCACAAGCTTGTTGAAGCTCGTCTGGCGTGATATAGCCACTCCCATCTTTGTCAAAGTATGTAAAGGCGGCAAACAAATgatcctctctctctattttgttTAGATGCAATGTTGCAGCTATGAACTCTTTGTAGTCTATTGTTCCACTGTTGTCTACATCAGCCTAAATTATATAAGACATGAGAGAGATACCAGATTAATTGCAAATCCTAGCAAAAACACAAAAGTATATAACCAGAACCAGCAGAGTAATTTTGGATTATAACAAGCCCATTTCACAATTATATTTAGGGAAAACAGTGGATTAAATAGATTTGCAGGTATATAGGGACCTTCATTTTCGAATAACAAAATAGCAAGGGGGTTAAAGCTTACAGCTTGCATCAAGTCGAGAATTTCAGACTCGTTGAGGTTTGCCCCTACTCGTTTTAGTCCTGCTTTCAGTTCTTCAAAAGTTATCTGACCACTCTTATCCGCGTCTATCATATTAAACATTTCTTTCAAGCCAGCTATTTCTTCTTCAGATAAGCTCTCAGCGATGACCTGCAAGAAGGCATAAAGAGAGCAACTTAATCTGCatcgtttctttctttcaacataacaagaagaagagaaggtaaCAAGCAACTATCTTATGTTTATCACAGTAACTTGTTCTCCatatggttttaattttgattagcATTGAAAAACCGCTTACTCTAAGAGCCATTTTCTTGAACTTGTTCATCGCAGAAAATTGCTTCATACGGCTCAGAACAGCAGAATCTAGAGGTTTGTCTGGAGCCACACCATCGACTTGTACCCATGGATGACCTGAGAGGAAGCACAACTTCATAAGAAATAGGACAGTGGCACAAACGAACTCTACATGACAATGTATTTGGAAACTTCATTATTAAATGGCTGTGAGACGGCACACTTAACTTATGTAGGACCATTGAAATCTATGCTCAATGGAACTAATAGAAAGAGAATCGTAACGCTCTAACCGAAAGAGGAAGGTTTCAAATCAAGATAACTTACATAATACTTGGTGGGCAGTTAACCTTTTCTTGGGATCTCTGACAAGCATTTTCCTCACTAAGTCTTTTGCACTTTCAGATATGCTCGGCCAGGGATCTGACGAAAAGTCAAGATCACCGTGGAGGACCTGTTCGAAGATACCTTGTTCGGTTTCTGAATgttcaagaaaaaataatcaaagatTTTGTTCAGAGACTAATTACGACAGGTGACAAATCTCTTATCTAAATATGATATACACAATCCTTACCAGCCCAAAATGGGGGAACTCCACTCAATAAAATGTACACAATCACTCCAGCACTCCAGACATCAGCTTCAGCACCATAACGCTTTCGAAGAACTTCCGGAGCAACATAATATGGGCTACCAACAACATCTGTAAATATATCGTCTGCAAAGAGGAAggaattgatttcaaaaaccaTTGACCAACATGAATCATGTCATTCAAGTTAAGAGACCAAATCTAGAAGGTTTAAGATGAGTAATATTGAAAGCATACCTGGCTTAAAGAACATTGAGAGTCCAAAATCAATCGTCTTCAAGAGGGAATCTTCATGTTTACTGACAAAAAGAAAGTTCTCGGGCTTGAGGTCTCGATGCATAACACCAAGAGAATGGCAAGCCTCTACAACACCAACAATGGTTCTAGTAAGCTCAGCCGCTTTCCTCTCTGTGTAGTGACCGCGTTGAATGATCCTATCAAAAAGCTCCCCACCTGCACAACACTCCATCACCAGGTGCACCGCCACAATATCCTCATAAGCTCCTTTAATGGATATGACATTTGGGTGACCAGCCAAGTGATGCATTATCTGAATTTCCCTTCTCACATCCTCAACGTCTTCATCAGTCAACAGCTTCCTCTTAGCAATTGACTTGCAAGCAAACTCCTTCCCTGTAGACTTCTCCACACATAAAAAAGTCGTCCCAAACTGCCCTTGTCCAAGTTTCCTTCCCAAGGAATAGAACTCCTTAAAGTTTTCAGTTTTCCTCTGCAACACTGACTCAGTCCTAAGCCCTGCACTTGACACTCTTTTCATGTGTTTAGGCTTCCTAGGTTTAGCTGGAGGATCAGGTTTTGCCTCCGGCTTGGTCTCCGGCTTAGTCTCTGGTTTTGACTCAGGTTTTGTCTCCTCTTGCACTTCAGGCTTCACTTCAGGTCGAATCTCTCTGTCCTTGGTCTCGATGTTAGCCCCTGGCTTGGGCATTGTAACTTGTTCAGGAGGTTTATTCTGGACATCATCAGATAATGGAGATCGAAGCTCTCCTGAAACAGGTCTACTTGCAATATCTCCATTGCTCACGGAAGCCGAATCATCTCCATCTCTTGGCCGCCACATTGCAGCTGAAACAGATTGCAAGAAGCCATTTCTGCTTGGTCCAACACAAGTATTACCCATCCAAATACCCCCGTAAGCTTCTCTTAAATCTCTTTCACCAAAAATAGCATCAAGATCTAATCACAACACCCTGTGAAAACAATCTAATCTCATCCCTAAAGTCAAATCCTTCCTATCATAAGACTTTTTAGTTCTTGAACACCATCAGACATCAAACAAATGCATTCAATAGTTGAACCTTACTTGGGTCAATAACGACCAAGGAAACAGCACAGAGCTTATATATAATACAGAGGTGAAATATAGCAAGAAAGATGAAAAGGGTATCGGAAAAATCGTGACTTGAGACGAACCCAGAAAGGAGAAGGatgcaagcaaacaaaacacagagagagtagagaaaacACGCctagacaaagagagagatctgaagagtaaaagagaaagaatgagaaaaataaattgggGGGTTGGGtgggaaaataataaaaggGATAGTTTAATAGCACTACAGTTGCATAAACCGTAGGGACATTTGATAATTTAATGAGAGAGTCAAGgctgtagagaagaagaagaagaagacgatggatgaagcagaagacgaagaagacgaattGAACTAGTTTGAAAAACGcgttcttttgttttgattatctCTATCTATCGCCGCCGAGTTTTGCGCTGCGATTTGTCTGAAACtcgtttttattaatttttttttgtctttgtttgttttttcgcAAGTCCACCCTTTTCAATCTTGGCAACCCAGACGTCGggcaaggttttttttttaattagtacaGTATTAAACTTTTGGGATTTAAAAGGGGTAAATTACcataaatttgttttcctttgtctGGGTTCTTTTCAAACGGACCccatcat is from Camelina sativa cultivar DH55 chromosome 20, Cs, whole genome shotgun sequence and encodes:
- the LOC104768682 gene encoding calcium-dependent protein kinase 1-like — encoded protein: MGNTCVGPSRNGFLQSVSAAMWRPRDGDDSASVSNGDIASRPVSGELRSPLSDDVQNKPPEQVTMPKPGANIETKDREIRPEVKPEVQEETKPESKPETKPETKPEAKPDPPAKPRKPKHMKRVSSAGLRTESVLQRKTENFKEFYSLGRKLGQGQFGTTFLCVEKSTGKEFACKSIAKRKLLTDEDVEDVRREIQIMHHLAGHPNVISIKGAYEDIVAVHLVMECCAGGELFDRIIQRGHYTERKAAELTRTIVGVVEACHSLGVMHRDLKPENFLFVSKHEDSLLKTIDFGLSMFFKPDDIFTDVVGSPYYVAPEVLRKRYGAEADVWSAGVIVYILLSGVPPFWAETEQGIFEQVLHGDLDFSSDPWPSISESAKDLVRKMLVRDPKKRLTAHQVLCHPWVQVDGVAPDKPLDSAVLSRMKQFSAMNKFKKMALRVIAESLSEEEIAGLKEMFNMIDADKSGQITFEELKAGLKRVGANLNESEILDLMQAADVDNSGTIDYKEFIAATLHLNKIEREDHLFAAFTYFDKDGSGYITPDELQQACEEFGVEDVRIEELMRDVDQDNDGRIDYNEFVAMMQKGSITGGPVKMGLEKSFSIALKL